GGAGTTGCTGGAAGAGGTGCTCGCGTGAGGGAGCGTCCGATCCTCGCGATCGACGGCCCCTCCGGGGCGGGGAAGACGACCGTCTCCCGGCGGTTGGCGGAGCGCGCCTCCCTCACCCGGCTGGACACCGGCGCGATGTACCGCGCCTGCGCCCTGGCGGCGCGAAGGGCGGGGATCCCCTGGTCCGACGGCCCCCGGCTAGGGCGCCTGTGCCCGGAGATCCCCCTGGAATTCCGCCGCGAGGAGGATGGAGAGCTGCGGATCCGCATCGAAGGCGAGGATGTCGGCGAAGCGATCCGAACACCCGAGATGGGCATGGGAGCATCGGAGGTCTCGACGCACCCGCAGGTGCGCGAGGCGATGGTCGCGCTGCAGAGGAAAATGGGGGAGCGCGGCGGTGTCGTTCTCGAGGGGCGCGACATCGGGACCGTGGTCTTCCCGGATGCGGAGGCCAAGTTCTTCCTGGACGCGCATGCGGCCGTCCGGGCGATGCGCCGCTTCCGGGAGTGGGGAGCCGGAGAGAAGAAGCCCTTCGAAGAGGTGCTGCGGGAGGTGCTGCTGCGGGACATCCAGGACAGTACCCGGGATCATTCGCCGCTGCGCATGGCGGAAGGGGCGATCTGCATCGACACCACGACGCTCACCGTGGACGAGGTGGTGGAGGAGATGCTCCGGCGGCTTCCCGAAAGCGTGAGAAGGGGGCTGGTCCCGTGAAGCAGATTCTCATCGCCGGCAGCGCAGGGTTTTGCTTCGGCGTCAAGCGGGCCATCTCCATCGCCAACGAGACCGCGGGCAAGGCGGCCGGGGGCCGCGCGGGGCCGGAGAGCCTCCCCATCCATTCGCTGGGTCCCCTGATCCACAACCCGCAGGCGGTGGAGGAGCTGGAGAAGAAGGGAGTGCACGTGGTCGAGTCGGTGGACGATATCCCTTGCGGCAAGGTCATCGTCCGCTCCCAC
This genomic interval from Deltaproteobacteria bacterium RBG_16_64_85 contains the following:
- a CDS encoding cytidylate kinase, which encodes MRERPILAIDGPSGAGKTTVSRRLAERASLTRLDTGAMYRACALAARRAGIPWSDGPRLGRLCPEIPLEFRREEDGELRIRIEGEDVGEAIRTPEMGMGASEVSTHPQVREAMVALQRKMGERGGVVLEGRDIGTVVFPDAEAKFFLDAHAAVRAMRRFREWGAGEKKPFEEVLREVLLRDIQDSTRDHSPLRMAEGAICIDTTTLTVDEVVEEMLRRLPESVRRGLVP